Proteins from a genomic interval of Mycobacterium conspicuum:
- a CDS encoding Zn-ribbon domain-containing OB-fold protein produces MTARPVPVPDEASAPFWAAAAEHVLTVARCGQCGQFSMPPDVVCPHCRSTEPGFEFTPVSGRGTVRSWTVVRQAFLPGFEDDLPFVLVDVELVEQKELRLIGRLLDGPQKELHVGNAVTVGFEDLAPGVAVPAFELTR; encoded by the coding sequence GTGACCGCGCGCCCGGTGCCGGTCCCCGATGAGGCATCGGCCCCGTTCTGGGCGGCCGCGGCCGAGCACGTCCTCACCGTCGCCCGCTGCGGACAATGCGGCCAGTTCAGCATGCCGCCCGACGTGGTGTGCCCGCACTGCCGCAGCACCGAGCCCGGCTTCGAGTTCACACCCGTCAGCGGCCGCGGTACCGTGCGGTCGTGGACCGTCGTGCGCCAGGCCTTCCTGCCGGGATTCGAGGACGACCTGCCGTTCGTGCTCGTCGACGTGGAACTCGTTGAGCAGAAGGAACTTAGGTTGATCGGCCGGTTGCTGGACGGGCCACAGAAGGAGCTCCACGTAGGTAACGCCGTCACGGTCGGCTTCGAGGACCTTGCCCCCGGCGTGGCCGTACCGGCATTCGAGCTCACCCGGTGA
- a CDS encoding CaiB/BaiF CoA transferase family protein, whose product MEANAFDGMRVVELAQWVFVPVAGALLADWGADVIRIERLEGDPYRGLATQGIGTDRGGVNLSMALANRGKRSMALNLRHESGLAVLHELLSTADVFLTSLRPGALGRLGLDAATLRKRYPTLVYARGHGFGTRGPDANQPGYDSSAFWARGGVGHILTPPDRDYPISQRGAMGDRNGAMALAFGIATALLKRTKTGVGSVVDVSLLATAMWTLSSDLLAALNGGSAEPMGGRGPAVNPLVGNYRTKDGRHIQLMFLQGDRYWPEFCRVVGRDDLIDDPRFNDLAARRANAEACVAELDSIFARHTLDEWKELLAKLDAPWAPMQSVQEVIEDPQIAANGYVGEVSLEDGQTYRLPSVPVQLDEEAAPLRRAPEHGEHTEALLEELGYDWDAISKLMEQGVIP is encoded by the coding sequence ATGGAGGCCAACGCGTTTGACGGAATGCGCGTCGTCGAGTTGGCGCAGTGGGTGTTCGTCCCGGTGGCCGGGGCGCTGCTGGCCGACTGGGGCGCCGACGTCATCCGCATCGAGCGCCTCGAGGGTGACCCCTACCGCGGTCTGGCGACGCAGGGCATCGGCACCGACCGCGGTGGCGTGAATCTTTCGATGGCCCTGGCCAATCGGGGTAAGCGGTCGATGGCGCTGAACCTTCGTCACGAGAGCGGCCTGGCCGTGCTGCACGAATTGCTCTCCACCGCAGACGTTTTCCTCACCAGCCTGCGACCCGGCGCGCTGGGCCGGCTCGGGCTCGACGCAGCCACGCTGCGCAAAAGGTATCCCACCCTCGTCTACGCCCGTGGCCACGGCTTCGGCACCCGCGGGCCGGACGCCAACCAGCCCGGCTACGACAGCTCGGCGTTCTGGGCGCGCGGGGGAGTGGGCCACATCCTCACCCCGCCCGACCGCGACTACCCGATCAGCCAGCGCGGCGCCATGGGCGACCGAAACGGCGCCATGGCCCTGGCTTTCGGCATCGCGACCGCGCTGCTCAAACGAACCAAGACCGGCGTCGGCTCGGTGGTCGACGTGTCGCTGCTGGCCACCGCGATGTGGACGCTGTCGTCGGATCTGCTCGCCGCACTCAACGGCGGGTCGGCCGAGCCGATGGGCGGCCGCGGGCCGGCCGTCAACCCGCTGGTCGGGAACTACCGCACCAAGGACGGCCGCCACATCCAACTGATGTTCCTGCAGGGCGACCGCTACTGGCCGGAATTCTGCCGGGTGGTCGGCCGCGACGACCTCATCGACGATCCGCGCTTCAATGACCTCGCGGCGCGCCGCGCCAACGCCGAAGCTTGTGTGGCCGAACTGGATTCCATCTTCGCCCGCCACACGCTCGACGAATGGAAGGAACTGCTGGCCAAACTCGACGCCCCCTGGGCACCCATGCAATCCGTCCAGGAGGTGATCGAGGACCCGCAGATCGCCGCCAACGGCTATGTGGGCGAGGTCAGCCTCGAAGATGGCCAAACCTATCGCCTGCCGTCGGTGCCGGTTCAACTCGACGAGGAGGCGGCGCCGTTGCGGCGCGCACCCGAGCACGGCGAGCACACCGAGGCCCTGCTTGAGGAACTTGGCTACGACTGGGACGCGATCTCAAAGCTGATGGAACAGGGCGTGATTCCGTGA
- a CDS encoding phosphotransferase family protein has product MTATTVPVPDALEQALSPDWLTAALQPQFPGIAVSAVVPGPVVDRISTNARFSAECADGRSLALCVKGYFNEIGRTARYVGAPEAFFYRDLAASTGVRTLRSVYADIDPVTQHGVVITEDVASQGATFLDGNSPYTPDQTADTLVEFARLHAATWADPRYIDVPWLAPQLGRVLEVWGESATIEIIARNLDSTDDAHRLVDAYRDLAAEAASGTWCVIHGDAHVGNLVVDTGGTASLVDWQLVQRGKWYFDVGYHIASTLTVEERRSNERDLLRHYLDALASHGVTPPPFHEAWRAIAGGMLHGFFLWGITTKVDPAIIVTLIHRLGTAVADRRQ; this is encoded by the coding sequence ATGACGGCGACGACCGTGCCGGTGCCGGACGCCCTCGAGCAGGCGTTGTCTCCGGACTGGCTCACCGCGGCGCTGCAGCCGCAATTCCCCGGCATCGCTGTTTCCGCGGTCGTGCCGGGGCCGGTGGTCGACCGGATCTCCACCAATGCCCGGTTTTCCGCCGAGTGCGCCGACGGGCGATCGCTGGCGTTGTGCGTCAAGGGCTATTTCAACGAGATCGGCCGTACGGCCCGCTATGTCGGCGCACCGGAAGCATTCTTCTACCGGGACCTGGCGGCGTCGACCGGGGTGCGCACGCTGCGCAGCGTCTACGCCGACATCGACCCGGTCACGCAGCACGGCGTCGTCATCACCGAAGACGTTGCGTCCCAGGGCGCGACGTTCCTGGACGGCAACAGCCCCTACACACCCGACCAAACCGCAGACACACTCGTCGAATTCGCCCGGCTGCACGCGGCAACGTGGGCCGACCCACGCTACATCGACGTTCCGTGGCTGGCGCCGCAGCTGGGCCGCGTCCTGGAAGTGTGGGGCGAATCCGCAACGATCGAGATCATCGCCCGCAACCTCGACAGCACGGACGACGCCCATCGGCTCGTCGACGCGTACCGCGACCTCGCGGCGGAGGCGGCATCGGGAACCTGGTGTGTCATCCACGGCGATGCCCACGTGGGCAACCTCGTTGTCGACACAGGCGGGACAGCGTCCCTGGTCGACTGGCAACTCGTCCAACGCGGCAAGTGGTATTTCGACGTGGGCTACCACATTGCCTCGACGCTGACCGTCGAAGAACGTCGCAGTAACGAACGAGATCTCTTGCGGCACTACCTCGATGCCCTGGCTTCCCACGGCGTCACGCCGCCGCCATTCCACGAGGCGTGGCGCGCCATCGCCGGCGGCATGCTGCACGGGTTCTTTCTCTGGGGCATCACCACCAAGGTCGATCCCGCGATCATCGTGACGCTGATACACCGGCTGGGCACGGCCGTCGCGGACAGGAGGCAATAG